One genomic window of Paenibacillus xylanilyticus includes the following:
- a CDS encoding tubulin-like doman-containing protein, translating to MKPIVREHIQQLDVSLGGGIVSEKIRVDTIDNPILIIGLGGTGIDALLRLKYQINRRFKLPQDPVSKKKMDKPDNVEFLAFETNEQDRAKKYKGIGLDPINEFVLLSNAEIGGLLQNRSVLEPYITDWLSPELSITDGMNGAAGVRQAGRLLLFTKINQVVQAIDKKIKTLSVGTNKKLMVFLLTGLSGGTGSGCFLDISYIVRGIIERDHGSAGIDRVNTLGYLFTPDVNLSNKSLSEHTREYIRKNGYAALKELDYWMNVDSRGERFTQKYGNILNVNSPLPPFNLCHLISATNTEGKLLENAYDYCMNVTAENITNFMASEEKQSGEEFAIHDYISNIRTNIAQMNKAYPANYDYNIIGASSAVLPIEEMTTYLAYRMFDKMSTMFSKAPNQEDTEKFARKLGIDLESVVKSFESRVPEPLPGYQNSERLSYGNVVKSQVVNMDTELEQNFLARAREEYIKAKKQLPGEIAGQFTEQIRRMFLHPEQGPFYVSRLIYTEKGFCILKMIQSYIETLRENAFRIPRDIEAAQEQSEEKLGDAKSAFVSKEKKKNAYIEAKIHEYWLHADVERNDQMIEFYEDLYELLNQENSRIYNVFTETLNALSSIFSKNGDILTRGEEQSDHKGNKTYYWNVVSVPDIVNVVDGLLDKRDTDDLIRDFSRELLENSNQWVKENEIDVVSSISDFLTEKFGDLITRSMEDFLVIKYGQDESVEKFVERYIAGKLDDEAVPVFNLSNSTGSLHFPSWGFVSVPTQAPGILKGIRNYQNNAVGKSHFTVKESEVRNRIFWLNTRNGVPLFVYTPLKVYEESYERTILDKEGIGRHLVQTEKNNWTYLPSPIPEKSWGDVYENARVKQYNARVRTEFEQAIGYNIITAKTIDENTSNRYAVVTTEPFDLAAKLNAYDMRLTSTTPNLGEVKRAVTELKRLQSEGLPRVGVKDIFGSINEDMAKENLVRSPQLIARVREELAKMNAISAKVAELEGILAQHQDEEQWYDRFIEALYTDTIVKKGALYVYDRDPEEDAWEPFANLMKSRNFAEYEVFGNFRGLSEKDRSTLLRKASRRDNELTASEDIAPLLAKLDDLAALFMESRDRLEYERVELANGEDIYQFYRTMSSKLNDIRRRLK from the coding sequence ATGAAACCAATTGTCAGAGAACATATTCAGCAGCTGGATGTATCGCTAGGCGGAGGGATTGTCAGCGAGAAAATCAGGGTCGATACAATTGATAACCCGATCCTGATTATCGGTCTTGGAGGAACGGGAATTGATGCGCTGCTGCGTCTCAAATATCAGATTAACCGCCGCTTCAAGCTGCCTCAGGACCCGGTATCCAAGAAGAAAATGGACAAGCCGGACAACGTGGAATTTCTCGCGTTTGAAACCAACGAGCAGGACCGTGCGAAGAAGTACAAAGGCATCGGGCTGGACCCGATTAACGAATTCGTGCTGCTGTCCAATGCGGAGATCGGTGGACTGCTGCAGAACCGCAGTGTGCTGGAGCCGTATATTACGGACTGGCTGTCTCCGGAACTAAGCATCACGGACGGCATGAATGGAGCAGCAGGGGTACGCCAGGCTGGACGGTTGCTGCTGTTCACCAAGATCAACCAGGTCGTGCAGGCGATCGACAAAAAGATCAAAACATTATCCGTAGGCACCAACAAAAAGCTGATGGTATTCCTGCTTACCGGTTTGTCCGGTGGTACAGGGAGTGGATGCTTCCTCGATATCTCCTATATCGTGCGCGGCATCATTGAACGGGATCACGGTTCTGCCGGGATCGACCGCGTCAATACGCTGGGTTACCTGTTTACGCCAGACGTGAATCTATCGAACAAAAGTTTAAGCGAGCACACACGCGAATATATTCGCAAAAACGGCTATGCTGCGCTCAAAGAGCTGGATTACTGGATGAATGTCGACAGCCGCGGCGAGCGTTTCACGCAGAAATACGGCAACATCCTGAATGTTAATTCACCGCTGCCGCCGTTTAACCTGTGTCACCTGATTTCGGCAACGAATACGGAAGGTAAGCTGCTGGAGAATGCCTATGACTACTGCATGAACGTGACGGCCGAGAACATCACCAACTTCATGGCCAGTGAGGAGAAACAGTCGGGCGAAGAATTCGCGATTCACGATTATATCAGCAACATCCGTACCAACATTGCACAGATGAACAAGGCGTATCCGGCCAACTATGATTACAACATTATCGGTGCTTCCTCAGCGGTACTGCCGATTGAAGAGATGACGACGTATCTTGCTTACCGGATGTTCGACAAAATGAGCACCATGTTCTCCAAAGCTCCGAACCAGGAGGACACGGAGAAATTCGCCCGCAAGCTGGGCATCGATCTCGAAAGTGTCGTGAAGTCCTTCGAGTCCCGCGTGCCGGAGCCGCTGCCGGGTTATCAGAACAGTGAGCGTCTGTCATACGGCAATGTCGTGAAATCACAGGTCGTGAACATGGACACCGAGCTGGAGCAGAACTTCCTGGCCCGTGCCCGTGAAGAATATATCAAGGCGAAGAAACAGCTGCCGGGCGAGATTGCCGGTCAGTTTACCGAACAGATCCGGCGCATGTTTTTGCATCCCGAACAGGGTCCGTTCTACGTTTCCCGTCTGATCTACACCGAAAAAGGCTTCTGTATACTGAAGATGATTCAGTCGTATATCGAAACGCTGCGCGAGAATGCATTCCGCATTCCACGCGACATTGAAGCTGCGCAGGAGCAATCGGAGGAGAAACTGGGTGACGCGAAGAGTGCCTTCGTCTCCAAAGAGAAGAAAAAGAATGCTTATATTGAAGCTAAAATTCATGAGTACTGGCTGCACGCCGACGTGGAACGCAACGATCAGATGATCGAGTTCTATGAGGATCTGTATGAACTGTTGAATCAGGAAAACAGCCGCATCTATAACGTATTTACCGAGACGCTGAATGCGCTCAGCTCGATTTTCTCCAAGAACGGAGATATTCTGACACGTGGTGAAGAACAGTCCGATCACAAAGGCAACAAAACCTACTACTGGAACGTTGTTAGTGTACCGGATATCGTCAATGTGGTGGATGGGCTGCTGGACAAGCGCGACACGGATGACCTGATCCGCGATTTCTCCCGTGAGCTGCTGGAGAACTCCAACCAGTGGGTGAAGGAGAACGAAATTGATGTGGTTAGTTCCATTTCGGACTTCCTGACCGAGAAGTTCGGGGACCTCATTACCCGTTCCATGGAAGATTTCCTGGTGATCAAATACGGGCAGGATGAGTCTGTAGAGAAATTCGTGGAGCGTTACATCGCTGGCAAGCTGGATGATGAGGCCGTTCCGGTGTTCAATCTCAGCAACAGCACAGGCAGTCTGCATTTCCCGTCATGGGGATTCGTCTCTGTGCCGACACAGGCGCCAGGCATTCTCAAAGGGATTCGCAATTATCAGAACAATGCGGTGGGCAAATCCCACTTTACCGTCAAGGAAAGCGAAGTCCGCAACCGGATTTTCTGGCTGAATACGCGCAACGGGGTGCCGCTGTTTGTGTATACGCCGCTCAAAGTATATGAGGAAAGCTATGAACGTACCATTTTGGACAAGGAAGGCATCGGACGCCATCTGGTACAGACGGAGAAAAACAACTGGACCTACCTGCCATCTCCGATTCCCGAAAAGTCCTGGGGCGATGTCTACGAGAATGCCCGGGTGAAGCAGTATAACGCGCGGGTACGTACCGAATTCGAGCAAGCGATTGGATACAACATCATTACGGCCAAAACAATCGATGAAAATACGAGCAATCGTTATGCTGTTGTCACAACGGAACCGTTTGACCTGGCCGCGAAGCTGAATGCTTACGACATGCGTCTGACGTCAACGACCCCGAATCTAGGTGAGGTAAAACGGGCAGTGACTGAACTGAAACGTCTGCAATCCGAAGGATTGCCGCGTGTAGGGGTGAAGGATATTTTCGGCAGTATTAATGAAGATATGGCCAAAGAAAACCTGGTACGTTCCCCGCAGCTTATCGCACGGGTACGTGAAGAACTGGCGAAGATGAATGCCATCTCGGCCAAAGTGGCTGAACTCGAAGGCATTCTGGCACAGCATCAGGATGAGGAACAGTGGTATGATCGCTTCATCGAAGCTCTGTATACCGACACGATCGTCAAGAAGGGCGCACTTTACGTCTACGACCGCGATCCGGAAGAGGATGCCTGGGAGCCGTTCGCGAACCTGATGAAGAGCCGCAACTTTGCCGAGTATGAAGTGTTTGGCAACTTCCGCGGTCTGTCTGAAAAAGATCGCAGTACACTGCTGCGCAAAGCTTCCCGCCGGGATAACGAACTAACGGCTTCAGAGGACATCGCTCCGCTGCTGGCCAAACTGGATGACCTGGCTGCCCTGTTCATGGAATCGCGCGATCGTCTGGAATATGAACGCGTGGAGCTGGCGAACGGCGAAGACATCTATCAGTTCTACAGAACAATGTCATCGAAGCTGAATGACATCCGCAGAAGGCTGAAGTAA
- a CDS encoding vWA domain-containing protein: MLRTRKIRWLSGTLVLLTFLTLLLPKALLPQAAAAQAQTSGIDAVLVADVSNSMNTSDRDKISNEAMKMFIDMLPVQGDKVGIVAYTDQVEREKALLEIQSDADKSSLKDFIDQLGRGPYTDISVGVAEAVNVLNHGADASHSPMIVLLADGNNDFNKTKGRTQAQSDADLAKAVQEAQDQGIPVYTIGLNADGKLNKDALADLASQTGGKSFITDTPDDLPQILSEIFADHAKLNVVKLPSITGDGNFQEVTVNVPNDSVLEANISIMSSKQVEIELTDPSGKAVDLNSDAAKLSTSKSYSLVKLLKPQEGDWKLRVKGAPKDSIDINLLFNYDLQLVVDPIKTKSYTKGDKVDLTAKLENGGQPLQDNDLYADMKATLVVNDLDTNKSEEQPLENTGSGFAGTFEVPDNHNYELVIRAEEDSFYRESAPITINAGGTAGAGTQPTTSGGEQDKPFPWLPVILGVVALLVIGVGAWFLMGWLKRKNRGFVGQIIVEIRDENTGDKSYPQYKKLASFRGRFHLHQLLQLDPELKETEKYIFTPSNGDRIIIRNTAGGTLEKSGRAVDASSGVELKNGDRLSIPLQQADKTILIEYLV; this comes from the coding sequence ATGCTGCGGACACGCAAAATACGCTGGCTTAGCGGAACCCTGGTTCTGCTGACATTTCTAACGCTTCTGCTGCCTAAGGCGTTGCTGCCCCAAGCTGCAGCTGCTCAGGCACAGACGAGCGGGATCGACGCCGTACTTGTAGCCGATGTAAGTAACTCGATGAATACAAGTGACCGTGACAAGATCAGTAATGAAGCCATGAAAATGTTTATTGATATGCTGCCGGTCCAGGGGGACAAGGTAGGGATTGTTGCTTATACCGATCAGGTAGAGCGGGAAAAAGCACTGCTGGAGATTCAGTCCGATGCGGACAAAAGCAGTCTGAAGGACTTTATTGATCAGCTCGGCCGCGGGCCATACACTGATATTTCCGTCGGGGTGGCTGAAGCGGTGAATGTGCTGAATCATGGTGCAGATGCATCGCACTCACCCATGATCGTACTGCTTGCAGACGGCAACAATGATTTTAACAAAACCAAAGGCCGCACCCAGGCACAGTCTGATGCAGATTTGGCGAAGGCTGTTCAAGAAGCCCAGGATCAGGGCATTCCGGTCTATACGATCGGACTGAACGCAGATGGCAAACTGAACAAGGATGCATTAGCTGATCTGGCCAGTCAGACAGGAGGCAAGTCATTCATCACGGATACGCCGGATGATCTGCCGCAGATTCTGAGTGAGATATTCGCAGATCATGCCAAGCTGAATGTGGTGAAGTTGCCTTCCATCACAGGCGACGGCAATTTTCAGGAAGTTACGGTCAACGTGCCGAATGACAGCGTGCTTGAGGCTAATATCTCAATTATGTCTTCCAAGCAGGTAGAGATTGAATTGACCGATCCTTCGGGCAAAGCGGTGGATCTGAACTCGGATGCGGCCAAGCTCTCGACATCCAAAAGTTATTCACTGGTCAAGCTGCTCAAGCCTCAGGAAGGCGACTGGAAACTTCGGGTAAAAGGGGCTCCGAAAGACAGCATCGATATCAACCTGCTGTTCAACTATGATCTGCAGCTCGTCGTGGACCCAATTAAGACCAAGTCCTATACGAAGGGTGACAAGGTGGATCTGACAGCCAAGCTGGAGAATGGAGGTCAGCCGCTCCAGGATAACGATCTGTATGCAGATATGAAGGCGACGTTGGTCGTAAACGATCTGGATACGAACAAGAGTGAGGAGCAACCGCTGGAGAATACAGGCAGCGGCTTTGCAGGTACCTTTGAAGTGCCGGACAATCATAACTATGAACTGGTGATTCGTGCGGAGGAGGACAGCTTTTACCGTGAAAGTGCGCCTATTACCATTAATGCAGGGGGGACGGCAGGTGCGGGAACACAGCCAACCACCTCAGGTGGTGAGCAGGACAAGCCGTTTCCATGGTTACCTGTGATTTTGGGAGTCGTAGCCTTGCTGGTGATTGGAGTGGGTGCCTGGTTCCTGATGGGCTGGCTGAAACGCAAAAACCGCGGCTTTGTCGGCCAGATCATTGTCGAGATTCGGGATGAGAACACCGGGGACAAGTCCTATCCACAATACAAAAAACTGGCATCCTTCCGGGGCAGATTCCATCTGCACCAGCTTTTACAGCTGGATCCGGAATTGAAGGAAACCGAGAAATATATATTTACGCCCAGCAATGGGGACCGAATTATTATTCGCAATACCGCAGGCGGTACATTGGAGAAATCCGGACGTGCCGTGGATGCAAGCTCAGGCGTTGAACTGAAGAACGGTGACCGGCTGAGCATCCCGCTGCAACAGGCGGATAAGACGATTTTGATTGAGTATCTGGTCTAA
- a CDS encoding transcription initiation factor TFIID — MGAGMEFKLNNTLKRDLEKYAAQYAAEQERQGSLGDGRSSIHYPALFLFVGDMVEPAMDAVREINQLKWDNGEGVVYLQIGTEGREKQGGREHRDSSEDGQVTRHILPLSTEQAGRPSKTMRKDVHRSFHDSEQALFGLNRTLRRVSNRIAEYGRLYSSFDRIYVTVVTRADDPLNVLLPELTKLTENILAQSFKSVQTDLHVLVSEMEQVESFGYASAAGLAFLRELDHMQALDYTFSGNLLVTEDGISIPVVHPSSPLFDLVYILSDKNERGTGVAGGWIENAEIICRICLLKNRKHDPDALGAVASTGANTYNNTSFKNNIRTTSDQHGYASAGFAEIRRPNQPIALAVLYHLYRYLLNLMRQEPDWSMKDKLAFFGLDASSVERKVEGLLPEQDLVGGMSGIMTHNVSFSDLKPLSLREAERALFGQGAEAYFRDNMVRPAEERLRQRSSQSSLLRRAEQSRTEYPEIGYFQWASWSDSNPGSVREALLGLIRDKSVQLESARALLEQRQQEQVEDQPIKRALFRDKQNVRNLIDCLLERVYVPKTELLRLENELQLLRLYDSEMEQLHNFSRNVTTALEALERTLREAAEERIAAADEYIGQNVMEYYGKVTEALIADLEAKRGRDVWFEERYMGDINRLAAEGNERLLQRLMEVCHALLLTAEPLRLPFEEELLQRANVTIAYGDKNVLTRDDLFRRLYRTLEDQAVVRIRVFDYTQEHRYEEKYFFGDHHSAFMDYAAHAEETSRIYKLGVVYEERSSGVEKLNLMGGFHLEDLMVYRNGKVYYDSYTENGYELHPAGLADKLSPMR, encoded by the coding sequence ATGGGTGCCGGGATGGAGTTCAAGCTGAACAATACCCTGAAGCGGGATCTGGAGAAGTACGCAGCACAGTATGCGGCAGAGCAGGAGCGGCAAGGCAGCCTGGGTGATGGACGAAGCAGTATCCATTACCCGGCCCTGTTTCTGTTTGTTGGTGACATGGTCGAACCGGCCATGGATGCAGTGCGCGAGATCAATCAGTTGAAGTGGGATAACGGAGAAGGTGTGGTGTATCTCCAGATTGGAACAGAGGGCCGGGAGAAACAAGGAGGACGGGAGCATCGGGATTCATCGGAAGACGGTCAGGTGACCCGTCATATCCTGCCTTTATCCACCGAACAGGCTGGACGTCCTTCGAAGACGATGCGCAAGGATGTACACCGCAGTTTTCACGATTCGGAGCAGGCCCTCTTTGGTCTGAATCGCACGCTGCGCCGGGTGAGCAATCGGATCGCTGAATACGGCCGGTTATATTCATCGTTTGACCGGATCTATGTAACCGTCGTGACAAGGGCAGATGATCCACTGAACGTGCTCCTGCCTGAACTGACCAAGCTCACCGAGAACATTTTGGCCCAATCATTCAAGTCGGTTCAGACGGATCTGCATGTACTGGTCAGCGAGATGGAGCAGGTGGAGTCCTTCGGATATGCAAGTGCAGCCGGACTTGCCTTCTTGAGGGAACTGGATCATATGCAAGCACTGGACTATACGTTCAGCGGTAATCTGCTCGTAACGGAAGATGGGATCTCCATTCCCGTTGTGCACCCTTCTTCGCCTTTGTTTGATCTCGTCTATATCCTGTCTGACAAAAATGAGCGAGGAACCGGCGTGGCCGGGGGATGGATAGAGAATGCCGAGATTATCTGCCGCATCTGCCTGCTGAAGAACCGGAAGCATGATCCGGATGCACTTGGTGCGGTTGCAAGTACAGGGGCCAATACCTACAATAATACGTCGTTCAAAAACAACATTCGAACAACCTCGGATCAGCATGGCTATGCCAGTGCGGGTTTTGCCGAGATCAGACGGCCCAACCAACCCATTGCGCTCGCGGTGTTGTACCATCTATACCGCTATCTGTTGAACCTTATGCGACAGGAGCCGGATTGGAGCATGAAAGACAAGCTTGCTTTCTTCGGTCTGGACGCTTCATCCGTAGAGCGCAAGGTGGAAGGGCTGCTACCCGAGCAAGATCTGGTGGGTGGCATGAGCGGCATTATGACGCATAACGTCAGCTTCTCCGATCTCAAGCCGCTATCCCTGCGCGAAGCAGAGCGGGCGCTATTTGGTCAGGGTGCTGAGGCGTACTTCCGTGACAATATGGTACGTCCAGCGGAAGAGCGTCTCCGTCAGCGCAGCAGTCAAAGTTCCTTACTCCGCCGGGCAGAGCAGTCACGGACGGAGTATCCGGAGATTGGCTATTTCCAATGGGCTTCATGGAGTGACAGCAACCCAGGGAGCGTACGTGAGGCTTTGCTGGGACTCATTCGTGACAAATCGGTTCAGCTTGAATCGGCACGTGCCCTGCTGGAACAGCGTCAGCAGGAGCAAGTGGAGGATCAGCCAATTAAGCGGGCATTATTCCGGGACAAGCAAAATGTACGGAATCTGATCGATTGTTTGTTGGAACGCGTGTATGTGCCCAAGACAGAGCTGTTACGACTGGAAAATGAACTGCAATTGCTTCGCCTCTACGATTCGGAGATGGAACAGCTTCATAACTTCAGTCGCAATGTAACGACTGCTCTCGAAGCGCTGGAACGTACGCTGCGTGAAGCGGCAGAAGAGCGTATCGCAGCCGCGGATGAATATATCGGACAGAATGTGATGGAGTATTACGGGAAGGTAACGGAAGCATTGATTGCCGATTTGGAGGCCAAGCGGGGCCGGGATGTTTGGTTCGAGGAGCGTTATATGGGAGACATTAACCGGCTTGCTGCCGAAGGCAACGAGCGTCTGCTGCAACGTTTGATGGAGGTATGCCATGCGCTGCTGCTCACAGCAGAACCACTGAGATTGCCTTTTGAGGAAGAACTGCTGCAGCGGGCGAATGTAACGATTGCCTATGGGGACAAAAACGTATTGACCCGCGATGATCTGTTCCGCAGATTATACCGTACGCTGGAAGATCAGGCGGTTGTGAGAATACGGGTATTCGATTATACCCAGGAACACCGGTATGAAGAAAAGTATTTCTTTGGCGATCATCACAGTGCTTTCATGGATTATGCGGCACATGCCGAGGAAACATCCCGCATCTATAAGCTGGGAGTTGTGTACGAAGAACGCAGCAGTGGTGTGGAAAAGCTGAACCTGATGGGAGGGTTCCATCTGGAGGATCTGATGGTCTATCGCAATGGTAAGGTGTATTACGACTCGTATACGGAGAACGGTTATGAGCTTCATCCAGCAGGCCTGGCTGATAAGCTATCACCTATGCGATAG
- a CDS encoding DEAD/DEAH box helicase, whose product MANFEQLGIRPEWCEILKHQGIAVPTPVQERSIPVLLGGRDIIAEAQTGTGKTLAFLLPIIQKINVSDRSPQALIIAPTRELALQITEEAKKLTANDDKLHVLAVYGGQDVEKQLRKLQNGTQIVIGTPGRLLDHLRRGTLKLDNVKKLVLDEADQMLHMGFLDDVETILRELPHKRQTMLFSATMPKGIRNLAKNYMKDPEDVKVSSKSVIPINQIRQQVLECTDRGKFDALRGMIDTYRPYLAIIFCRTKRRASKLNEDLREAGYESDELHGDLSQSKRENVMKAFRDAKLQILVATDVAARGLDVEGVTHVFNYDIPHDAESYIHRIGRTGRAGGTGLAVTFATQHDRPELARIEEGTNQKLTRIQWTSEGPVASTGAARRSINSQDNDERSGGRSAGTGSARRGAGRSGRNEGGRGGRGSRGGEGGRSGGRSGGRSGDSSRGAAGQGGRGGRGAGRSGDERSSGWAGRSADKRNSGGRGPAKSDRRDSRRGR is encoded by the coding sequence TTGGCAAACTTTGAACAACTGGGCATTCGCCCGGAATGGTGCGAGATTCTGAAACATCAGGGGATCGCCGTGCCGACACCGGTACAGGAGCGCTCGATTCCCGTACTGTTAGGCGGACGTGACATTATTGCTGAGGCACAGACAGGTACAGGGAAAACGCTGGCTTTTTTGCTGCCGATTATTCAAAAAATCAACGTATCGGACCGCTCCCCGCAGGCATTGATTATCGCCCCTACGCGTGAGCTGGCCCTGCAAATTACAGAGGAAGCGAAGAAGCTGACGGCCAATGACGATAAGCTTCATGTGCTTGCTGTGTATGGCGGACAGGACGTGGAGAAACAGCTTCGCAAGCTGCAAAATGGGACTCAGATCGTCATCGGTACACCGGGACGTCTTCTGGATCACCTGCGCCGTGGCACGCTGAAGCTCGATAACGTGAAAAAACTGGTGCTGGATGAAGCGGACCAAATGCTGCACATGGGCTTCCTGGACGATGTAGAGACCATTCTACGTGAACTGCCGCATAAACGTCAGACGATGCTGTTCTCGGCAACGATGCCGAAGGGTATTCGCAACTTGGCGAAGAACTACATGAAAGATCCCGAGGATGTAAAAGTATCTTCGAAATCGGTTATTCCAATTAATCAGATTCGTCAGCAAGTGCTGGAATGTACGGATCGTGGCAAGTTCGATGCGCTTCGCGGCATGATTGATACGTATCGCCCGTACCTGGCGATTATTTTCTGCCGGACCAAGCGCCGTGCATCCAAGCTGAATGAAGATCTGCGCGAAGCAGGTTACGAGAGCGACGAGCTTCATGGGGATCTGTCCCAGTCCAAGCGTGAGAACGTTATGAAAGCCTTCCGTGATGCAAAATTGCAAATCCTCGTGGCTACCGATGTGGCGGCACGCGGACTGGATGTGGAAGGCGTAACGCATGTATTCAACTATGACATTCCTCATGATGCAGAGAGCTATATCCACCGGATCGGCCGTACAGGTCGTGCTGGCGGAACGGGTCTTGCCGTGACGTTTGCAACGCAGCATGACAGACCGGAGCTTGCACGTATTGAGGAAGGCACCAATCAGAAGCTGACCCGCATCCAGTGGACAAGCGAAGGTCCAGTGGCCTCCACCGGAGCAGCTAGACGTTCCATCAACAGTCAGGATAATGATGAACGTTCAGGTGGACGCTCTGCCGGAACAGGCAGTGCCCGTCGCGGCGCAGGCCGCAGCGGACGTAATGAAGGTGGCCGCGGAGGTCGTGGTTCCCGCGGCGGTGAAGGTGGACGCAGCGGTGGTCGTAGCGGCGGCCGCAGTGGCGACAGCAGTCGCGGTGCAGCAGGCCAAGGTGGCCGCGGCGGGCGCGGTGCAGGTCGCAGCGGTGATGAGCGCAGCAGCGGCTGGGCTGGCCGCAGTGCGGACAAGCGTAATTCAGGTGGACGCGGGCCAGCCAAAAGTGACCGCCGCGATTCTCGTCGCGGACGGTAA
- a CDS encoding SulP family inorganic anion transporter, giving the protein MNTLKQQWFGNIRGDVLAGITVALALIPEAIAFSIIAGVDPMVGLYASITIAIVISIAGGRPGMISAATGAMAVLMVGLVKDYGLEYLFAATILTGIIQFILGIFKVGKFITFVPHSVLTGFVNALAILIFMAQLTHFTGANWIMYAMVAGTLAIIYILPRFIKGVPAPLVAIIVMTIITVVFHLDVKQVGDMGNLTSTLPMFHLPNIEWSFHTLMILLPYSFTMALVGLLESLLTATIVDEMTETKSSKNREVRGQGIANFVNGLFGGMGGCAMIGQSVINVKSGGRGRLSTFTAGAFLAILLLLLSGVVKQVPMGALVGVMFMVCIGTFDWSSVKNIARVPRAEAFVMVVTVVIVVITNDLSIGVLVGVVLSALHFGWKQAKIRVHASEEQGQKVYRVHGPFFFGSSSRFVEEFHAETDPEEITIDFGGSHIWDNTAVVAIGKVKFKYAKLGKTVHLRGLNEESSRLLERSGFAVSQSHG; this is encoded by the coding sequence ATGAATACGTTAAAACAACAATGGTTTGGCAACATTCGCGGAGACGTGCTGGCAGGCATTACGGTAGCGCTGGCGCTGATTCCGGAAGCCATCGCCTTCTCTATCATTGCGGGTGTCGATCCGATGGTCGGATTGTACGCATCGATTACGATTGCGATTGTGATCTCGATTGCAGGCGGAAGACCGGGAATGATCTCGGCTGCTACGGGAGCCATGGCGGTGCTGATGGTTGGCCTCGTCAAAGATTACGGCTTGGAATACCTGTTCGCGGCCACGATATTGACGGGAATTATTCAGTTTATTTTAGGTATTTTTAAAGTTGGGAAGTTCATTACGTTTGTGCCGCATTCGGTACTTACCGGATTTGTTAATGCCCTGGCGATTTTGATCTTCATGGCCCAGCTGACGCATTTTACAGGTGCGAACTGGATCATGTATGCAATGGTCGCAGGCACGCTGGCCATCATTTATATTTTGCCACGGTTTATCAAAGGCGTTCCGGCTCCTCTCGTTGCCATTATCGTCATGACGATTATTACGGTCGTGTTCCATTTGGATGTGAAGCAGGTAGGTGACATGGGGAATTTGACGAGTACCCTTCCGATGTTCCATCTGCCCAATATTGAGTGGTCCTTCCATACACTGATGATCTTGCTGCCCTATTCATTCACGATGGCACTGGTAGGTTTGCTGGAATCCTTGCTGACCGCTACCATTGTAGATGAGATGACGGAGACCAAGAGCAGCAAAAACCGTGAGGTGCGCGGTCAAGGGATTGCCAACTTCGTTAACGGGTTGTTCGGCGGCATGGGCGGCTGTGCCATGATCGGACAATCCGTCATTAATGTGAAGTCCGGCGGCCGGGGACGGCTGTCCACATTTACGGCAGGCGCCTTTCTGGCCATCCTGCTGCTGCTGCTCAGCGGAGTGGTGAAACAGGTGCCGATGGGTGCGCTGGTGGGTGTCATGTTTATGGTGTGTATCGGTACGTTTGACTGGAGTTCCGTCAAAAATATTGCACGTGTTCCCCGCGCAGAGGCCTTCGTTATGGTGGTTACGGTGGTGATCGTCGTCATCACCAATGATCTATCCATCGGTGTATTGGTTGGCGTTGTGCTTAGCGCCCTGCATTTTGGATGGAAACAGGCCAAGATTCGTGTTCATGCCAGCGAGGAGCAAGGCCAAAAGGTATATCGTGTTCACGGTCCGTTCTTCTTCGGCTCTTCATCCCGCTTCGTGGAGGAGTTTCATGCCGAGACGGATCCGGAGGAGATCACGATTGATTTTGGCGGATCACATATCTGGGATAACACGGCCGTTGTTGCCATCGGCAAGGTGAAGTTCAAATACGCAAAACTGGGCAAAACGGTGCATCTCCGAGGCTTGAACGAGGAAAGCTCACGTTTGCTGGAGAGAAGCGGGTTTGCGGTCTCACAGAGCCATGGTTAA